One genomic region from Actinocatenispora thailandica encodes:
- a CDS encoding lipopolysaccharide biosynthesis protein, translating into MSHQRGTPTLPRPAARLARLARRDGDLLTSSGSLTASTLITSGTGFLYWLVAARLFSPAAVGTASAAVSAMTLVGTLGMFGLGTMLIGELPRLRGDRWPLLSAAALASGAIAAVGALIYLGLAWFAVPGLRTALPGPAMVLLVAAGIVLTAMALVVDDGLVGLAAGPYQTLRNLYFAVAKLLLLGAAALLTGTGTGTGTPILVSWLAGLMLSLLLLAPLLRHRGRLGSLRPALSMLRGRTARTLDYNLLNLSLYLPHITLPLVVTAVLGVRVTGAFYTAWMVYTVAVMLPGNLATALFAVATGQRAVLRAKLRTALAVAIGVGVPATVVVAVAARPIMSLFGPEYADVATGALRVLALSYLLAVFRQLVVGVVRVLDRVRLATVGAVLAGCLEIAAAAYGGTHGGLTTMVLWLVGVFALEALVTAPIVLWAATARAGGGPGRADR; encoded by the coding sequence GTGAGCCACCAGCGCGGTACCCCGACGCTGCCCCGCCCGGCGGCGCGGCTGGCCCGCCTCGCCCGGCGCGACGGCGACCTGCTCACCAGCTCCGGCTCGCTGACCGCCTCCACCCTGATCACCTCCGGCACCGGCTTCCTGTACTGGTTGGTCGCCGCCCGGCTGTTCAGCCCGGCGGCGGTCGGTACCGCCTCGGCCGCGGTGTCCGCCATGACGCTGGTCGGCACGCTCGGCATGTTCGGCCTGGGCACCATGCTGATCGGCGAGCTGCCCCGGCTGCGCGGTGACCGGTGGCCGCTGCTGTCGGCCGCCGCCCTCGCCAGCGGTGCGATCGCCGCGGTCGGCGCGCTGATCTATCTCGGCCTCGCCTGGTTCGCCGTCCCCGGCCTGCGCACCGCACTGCCCGGGCCGGCGATGGTGCTGCTGGTCGCGGCCGGCATCGTGCTGACCGCGATGGCGCTGGTGGTCGACGACGGGCTGGTGGGGCTCGCCGCCGGCCCGTACCAGACGCTGCGCAACCTGTACTTCGCGGTCGCCAAGCTGCTGCTGCTCGGCGCCGCCGCGCTGCTGACCGGCACCGGCACCGGCACCGGCACCCCGATCCTGGTCAGCTGGCTGGCCGGGCTGATGCTGTCGCTGCTGCTGCTCGCCCCGCTGCTGCGCCACCGCGGCCGGCTCGGCTCGCTGCGCCCGGCGCTGTCCATGCTGCGCGGCCGGACCGCCCGCACCCTCGACTACAACCTGCTCAACCTCTCCCTGTACCTGCCGCACATCACGTTGCCGCTGGTGGTCACCGCCGTGTTGGGGGTGCGGGTGACCGGCGCCTTCTACACTGCCTGGATGGTCTACACCGTCGCGGTGATGCTGCCCGGCAACCTCGCGACCGCACTGTTCGCGGTGGCGACCGGGCAGCGCGCGGTACTGCGGGCCAAGCTGCGCACCGCGCTCGCGGTCGCGATCGGCGTCGGTGTCCCGGCCACCGTGGTGGTGGCCGTCGCGGCCCGGCCGATCATGTCGCTGTTCGGCCCCGAGTACGCCGACGTCGCCACCGGCGCGCTGCGCGTGCTGGCCCTCAGCTACCTGCTCGCGGTGTTCCGCCAGCTCGTCGTCGGGGTGGTACGGGTGCTCGACAGGGTGCGGCTCGCCACCGTCGGCGCCGTGCTCGCCGGCTGCCTGGAGATCGCCGCCGCCGCGTACGGCGGGACCCACGGCGGGCTGACCACGATGGTGCTGTGGTTGGTCGGTGTGTTCGCGCTGGAGGCGCTGGTCACCGCGCCGATCGTGCTGTGGGCGGCGACCGCCCGCGCCGGTGGCGGCCCCGGACGGGCGGACCGGTGA